The following coding sequences are from one Aethina tumida isolate Nest 87 chromosome 2, icAetTumi1.1, whole genome shotgun sequence window:
- the LOC109599595 gene encoding probable serine/threonine-protein kinase cdc7 isoform X2, whose product MNSTEEISRYTEEPANFYSPTLQRRTLGYSYDFPEKDAKKDKKWSIGSLFRRKKRDDSASSSDEEQKKGFLGRRRKKSDGKRKKPPKPIGTFDHVVIQPGQRTSIAFNGHEPYEDTGILSDPTGGFSNYIGRALPKIPVEIGNKENNNVTNNREAAHDMSHSRLSVGSGSADSLNRKSRRELTKARAVARRTLRGDNSSSDEDSQRSNSSLRIRSEENLKQRDSSATRRSRAARTERYLKRHSRDGENPHNYLRIPRSDADNNSNSWRNSDDSNRSPSRSPISPNANKSYVSSNSQSSSITGLSTIPPSHSQYGKYKISNSTSNPSYKPPLSMNEYNSITKKLNESYNNQFNNNQRSVSCEENINKKSSIDIASEILHVQFPIIRPNNRYRNLSLIDPSLINKARQPPAPPPRDPNRLVTATYGENTRPTTYYLDNSRSRSFNVHSNVDMTIPTKKYNSFNLHTNNRSVSEDYLPNPSPHITSRPLSTTPLATKRNQQQNDQFNYLTDKKPRSRKPIFIQSSENVQNDNPEKQSGTQKALDFWKQRDRENLTNMRKSGIKSRSTSPQMFTAQTHVHNQIFLPSVIQKDSTPAPITSSLRVTSPFKPVSPTLRQNECVHKMNQINSAKPEKVEDDSTGKSTNLEDALDELEAIYNSLRLGDEDLLERAEQRERDAVAQKLSQTNLEPYPNWNPNRGHLSDSSYNYEPFDSIDSPRRKKIAKKNRQFDRKADDMAYRKINKDRSHTISDPQSITSRISYLMTSPVHGVNPEIEQLQERQGNEPDITRDDVVYRNVKHANQSLKILDPQPPFGIPVGPITPAANSDYLHAVPDNIERPVYKPRKIPDIVKDDLAFRNLRKDSNKEPALPLLSPEDFKNNNSPLDNKIDYFKKRRAVRSLSANIGSLISKEVIEKAKKRNEPKEDVENEFNSLTDIADAMEIARQVLREKDMKISNTRKAFMSDTDTQYMKNKYKRSDQISENRAKFLNGLKDCSNNTGHDLSGSLSKPKLSREVKESTPIPKSPLEKESDSTNSSLDELLQTLAQEAKETSQRINSELMSFNDVKAVENDTKKQSDLDQKLAEIDSVSEHAKLCEKLLECSMESPELARVNSPVTEKTASPVMIESVANIVLKKDNEKNKVKEVTPESDHDYENLQSEEDLIPTVVNMGDEAEEKCTSPFEEHKAELVASFQELKDNMKDIELPKPIQEITITSKKRETPKDQDKKESSSKTDSVYDNLSDDNNKIEASVTGEECVDVLEIVALSNSESNASNPNELTFVSNCEITIAPEPRIESHYLSRTETIDSPSGTLDSLESLKSPRLVLESARLAEANLSIDEDKNDRSRDMPGTSSDGQSDDLRESGRGDGGSKACVWYRDPTKMAIACSYGIACAHQMASLDIVAILGLLFAVISFIAAMFL is encoded by the coding sequence ATGAACAGTACCGAGGAGATATCCAGATACACTGAAGAACCCGCCAATTTTTACTCGCCGACGCTTCAGCGCAGGACGCTCGGCTACAGCTACGACTTCCCCGAAAAGGATGCGAAGAAAGACAAGAAGTGGTCCATAGGCAGTCTCTTCAGACGGAAGAAGCGCGACGATAGCGCCAGTTCCAGTGATGAGGAGCAGAAGAAAGGATTTTTGGGACGCAGGCGCAAGAAGTCGGATGGTAAAAGAAAAAAGCCGCCGAAACCTATTGGTACGTTTGACCATGTGGTCATCCAGCCAGGCCAAAGGACTTCGATTGCCTTCAATGGGCATGAGCCCTACGAGGATACTGGAATCTTGTCGGATCCCACTGGAGGTTTCTCTAATTATATAGGTAGGGCGTTACCTAAAATACCAGTCGAGATCGGCAacaaggaaaataataatgttaccaATAATAGAGAGGCTGCGCACGACATGAGCCATTCAAGGCTTAGTGTGGGATCTGGTTCGGCTGATAGTTTGAACAGGAAGAGCCGCAGGGAGTTGACCAAAGCCAGGGCAGTTGCTAGGAGAACTTTAAGAGGAGACAACAGCAGCTCTGATGAGGATTCCCAGCGGTCTAATTCATCTTTACGAATTCGCAGTGAGGAAAATCTTAAGCAAAGGGACTCCTCAGCTACCAGAAGGTCCCGGGCAGCTAGAACAGAAAGGTATTTGAAGAGACATTCTAGAGATGGGGAGAATCCGCATAACTATCTTAGAATACCTAGATCGGATGCAGACAACAATTCAAATAGTTGGAGGAATTCTGATGACAGCAATCGTTCGCCTAGTCGGAGTCCAATCTCTCCGAATGCTAACAAGTCGTATGTCAGCTCCAACTCCCAGTCTAGTAGTATTACAGGACTGTCAACTATTCCTCCTAGTCATTCCCAGTatgggaaatataaaattagcaatTCTACCAGTAATCCGTCGTACAAACCTCCATTGTCGATGAATGAATacaacagcattaccaaaaaaCTGAACGAGTCGTACAATAATCAGTTCAACAACAACCAACGTTCCGTATCTTGTGAggaaaatatcaacaaaaaatcTTCAATTGATATAGCCTCAGAAATATTACATGTCCAGTTCCCAATCATAAGACCCAACAACAGGTACAGGAACCTAAGCTTGATCGATCCATCTCTGATAAACAAAGCTAGACAACCACCGGCCCCTCCTCCAAGAGATCCCAACAGACTAGTCACTGCAACATACGGAGAAAATACCAGACCTACAACCTATTACTTGGATAACAGCAGATCGAGATCATTTAATGTTCATTCGAACGTTGACATGACTATTCCTACGAAGAAATACAACTCGTTCAATTTGCATACAAATAACAGATCGGTTTCTGAGGATTACCTGCCCAACCCTTCGCCACATATCACTTCTAGACCACTGTCAACCACACCCTTGGCCACCAAAAGAAACCAGCAGCAGAACGATCAATTTAACTACTTAACTGATAAAAAGCCACGCAGCAGGAAgccaatatttattcagagtAGCGAGAATGTCCAAAATGATAATCCAGAGAAGCAGTCCGGCACTCAAAAGGCGTTAGACTTTTGGAAGCAGCGTGACAGGGAGAACTTGACAAACATGCGCAAGAGCGGAATAAAGTCTCGATCGACAAGTCCTCAAATGTTCACAGCACAAACCCACGTGCacaaccaaatatttttaccCAGTGTAATTCAAAAAGATTCTACTCCGGCCCCAATCACTTCGTCGTTACGTGTAACAAGTCCATTTAAGCCCGTGTCACCCACTTTACGTCAGAATGAATGTGTGCACAAAATGAATCAAATCAATAGTGCCAAACCCGAGAAAGTGGAAGATGATTCGACTGGAAAGTCAACCAACTTGGAGGACGCGCTCGACGAGTTGGAGGCAATTTACAACAGTTTGAGGCTCGGTGATGAGGATTTGTTGGAAAGGGCTGAGCAAAGAGAACGAGATGCGGTGGCACAAAAATTGTCTCAAACCAATTTGGAACCGTATCCGAATTGGAATCCCAACAGAGGTCACTTGAGCGATTCAAGTTACAACTACGAACCGTTCGATTCAATCGACTCACCCAGGCGAAAGAAAATAGCTAAGAAAAACCGACAATTTGACAGAAAAGCCGACGACATGGCTTACAGGAAAATCAACAAAGACCGTTCTCACACCATTAGTGATCCTCAGTCAATAACTTCGAGGATAAGTTACCTTATGACTTCGCCAGTTCACGGAGTCAATCCGGAAATTGAACAGCTTCAAGAGCGTCAAGGCAATGAACCTGATATCACAAGGGACGACGTGGTTTACAGAAACGTGAAGCATGCCAATCAAAGTCTAAAGATTTTGGATCCTCAGCCTCCGTTTGGCATTCCTGTTGGTCCCATAACTCCCGCCGCCAACAGTGATTACTTGCATGCTGTCCCCGACAATATAGAAAGACCAGTTTATAAACCTCGAAAGATTCCCGACATTGTGAAGGACGATTTGGCTTTCCGTAATCTGCGTAAGGACTCCAACAAGGAGCCAGCTTTGCCCCTTTTGTCCCCCGAGGactttaaaaacaacaacagtCCTCTGGACAACAAGATTGACTACTTCAAAAAGCGACGGGCAGTCAGATCTTTGTCGGCCAACATTGGCAGCTTGATTTCCAAAGAGGTGATTGAAAAGGCGAAGAAGAGAAATGAGCCAAAGGAGGATGTGGAGAATGAGTTCAATTCTTTGACTGACATTGCTGATGCTATGGAAATAGCCAGACAAGTTCTCAGAGAAAAGGATATGAAAATCAGCAACACAAGGAAGGCGTTTATGAGTGATACCGATAcacaatatatgaaaaataaatacaaacgaTCGGATCAGATTTCTGAAAATAGGGCGAAATTTCTAAATGGGTTGAAGGATTGTTCTAACAACACTGGACATGATTTAAGCGGTTCCTTAAGCAAGCCAAAATTGTCCAGAGAAGTCAAAGAATCCACTCCTATACCAAAATCACCGTTGGAGAAGGAGTCAGATTCTACAAATTCTTCTTTGGACGAACTTCTACAAACGTTGGCACAAGAAGCTAAAGAAACATCTCAGAGAATTAATAGTGAGTTAATGTCGTTTAATGACGTTAAGGCGGTTGAAAATGACACTAAGAAGCAGAGTGACTTGGATCAAAAGTTAGCAGAAATTGATTCAGTATCTGAACACGCAAAGTTGTGTGAAAAACTGTTGGAATGCAGCATGGAAAGTCCAGAATTGGCTCGTGTCAATTCACCAGTTACTGAGAAAACAGCTTCTCCGGTAATGATAGAATCTGTGGCGAACATTGTTTTAAAGAAAGACAACGAGAAGAATAAAGTGAAGGAGGTCACACCTGAGTCGGATCATGACTATGAAAACTTACAATCAGAGGAAGATCTAATACCAACTGTTGTAAACATGGGTGACGAAGCTGAAGAGAAGTGCACCTCTCCGTTTGAGGAACACAAGGCAGAATTGGTGGCTAGTTTCCAGGAACTGAAGGACAACATGAAAGATATCGAGCTTCCAAAGCCGATACAAGAGATAACAATAACAAGCAAGAAAAGGGAAACACCCAAGGATCAAGACAAAAAAGAGTCGTCTTCTAAGACTGACTCGGTCTACGACAATCTAAGTGACGACAACAACAAAATCGAGGCATCGGTTACAGGTGAGGAGTGTGTTGATGTGTTAGAAATTGTGGCTTTGTCAAATAGCGAATCAAACGCATCTAACCCGAATGAACTGACGTTTGTGTCTAATTGCGAAATAACCATCGCACCCGAACCACGAATCGAATCACATTACCTGTCGAGGACCGAAACGATCGACAGTCCCAGCGGAACTTTGGATTCTCTGGAGAGCCTCAAGTCACCGCGACTAGTTTTGGAAAGTGCCCGTTTAGCCGAGGCGAATTTATCAATTGACGAGGACAAGAACGATAGGTCCCGGGATATGCCGGGCACCTCGAGCGACGGCCAGAGCGACGATTTGCGTGAATCGGGACGCGGCGATGGCGGCTCGAAGGCCTGTGTCTGGTACCGGGACCCGACCAAAATGGCCATTGCATGTTCCTACGGCATTGCATGCGCGCATCAGATGGCTTCCCTAGATATTGTTGCTATTTTAGGCCTCCTGTTCGCTGTTATTTCCTTTATTGCCGCCATGTTTCTCTAA